From a single Streptomyces rubradiris genomic region:
- a CDS encoding S8/S53 family peptidase — MAPQRFHEQFQHIQRALPDVPLTMGPDDSAGFLYEKGVVLVRDGEEAPFVEDAVRTHFTETQGLVPDHVRREGPQTGRTGVTRIRVGDPAEGEDTVPHALHAVRQAEDRRGRRLAGRNHVMHIAVNACPGDEPVPVPRAESANPAPAQGRHDPATAVGVLVVDTGLVHDHRCCPLLAHTTGDVQRAETDADGVLRQYVGHGTFIAGILAAVAPNTDITVRGTLSDAGAVLESEFGALLFEAVDRDGWPDIISLSAGTPSEDADGLIGLDAFMRELRGQRTLLVAAAGNNGSATPFWPAAYAGLPEYARSVLSVGALRADGEGGACFSNHGPWVRAYAPGERLTSALTGFRAPVPYVYQHSTYDSCRFGPDAYLCTCQHPPHTGVLSEGLTSTGGKPDQVMFEGPAQWSGTSFATPVVAGLVADRMTRYRERDPRAAGAALLAATADRAEVRGACAPALRPPTWRPVPAAIPALPV, encoded by the coding sequence GTGGCACCACAGCGTTTCCACGAGCAGTTCCAGCACATCCAGCGCGCCCTGCCGGACGTCCCGCTGACCATGGGACCGGACGACTCGGCGGGCTTCCTCTACGAGAAGGGCGTCGTCCTCGTCCGGGACGGCGAGGAGGCCCCGTTCGTCGAGGACGCCGTGCGCACCCACTTCACCGAGACCCAGGGTCTCGTCCCCGACCACGTACGCCGCGAGGGCCCGCAGACCGGCCGCACCGGCGTGACCCGGATCCGGGTCGGCGACCCGGCCGAGGGCGAGGACACCGTGCCGCACGCCCTGCACGCCGTCCGGCAGGCCGAGGACCGGCGGGGCCGCCGGCTGGCCGGACGCAACCACGTCATGCACATCGCGGTCAACGCCTGCCCCGGCGACGAGCCGGTGCCCGTCCCGCGCGCCGAATCCGCCAACCCGGCCCCCGCCCAGGGCCGTCACGACCCGGCCACCGCGGTCGGCGTCCTCGTGGTCGACACCGGCCTGGTGCACGACCACCGTTGCTGCCCGCTGCTCGCCCACACCACCGGCGACGTCCAGCGCGCCGAGACCGACGCCGACGGCGTGCTGCGCCAGTACGTCGGCCACGGCACGTTCATCGCCGGCATCCTCGCCGCCGTCGCGCCCAACACCGACATCACCGTGCGGGGAACGCTCAGCGACGCGGGCGCCGTGCTGGAGTCGGAGTTCGGCGCGCTGCTGTTCGAGGCGGTCGACCGGGACGGCTGGCCGGACATCATCAGCCTGTCGGCCGGCACGCCCAGCGAGGACGCCGACGGTCTGATCGGACTGGACGCGTTCATGCGGGAACTGCGCGGCCAGCGCACCCTGCTGGTCGCCGCGGCCGGCAACAACGGCAGCGCCACCCCGTTCTGGCCCGCCGCCTACGCCGGGCTGCCCGAGTACGCCCGCAGCGTGCTGTCGGTCGGGGCGCTGCGCGCGGACGGCGAGGGCGGGGCCTGCTTCAGCAACCACGGTCCCTGGGTACGGGCGTACGCCCCCGGCGAGCGCCTCACCAGCGCCCTCACCGGCTTCCGGGCCCCGGTGCCGTACGTCTACCAGCACTCCACCTACGACTCCTGCCGGTTCGGCCCCGACGCCTACCTGTGCACCTGCCAGCACCCGCCGCACACCGGCGTGTTGAGCGAGGGCCTGACGAGCACGGGCGGCAAACCGGACCAGGTGATGTTCGAGGGGCCGGCGCAGTGGAGCGGCACCTCGTTCGCCACCCCGGTGGTCGCGGGGCTCGTCGCCGACCGGATGACCCGGTACCGGGAACGCGACCCGCGGGCGGCCGGCGCCGCGCTGCTGGCGGCCACCGCGGACCGGGCCGAGGTACGCGGGGCGTGCGCTCCGGCGCTCCGCCCGCCCACGTGGCGCCCCGTACCGGCCGCGATCCCGGCGCTGCCGGTATGA
- a CDS encoding RNA polymerase sigma factor, translating into MSAGTLRGTAYDGVPYTRGGVVDRTEVGALVRSAVDGDAAAWKTLVEGLSPLVWSVVRAHRLSESDGHEVFQTVWFRFAQHLGRIREPDKAGAWLASTARHECLKVLKGLARLTLTDDPRVLDRASEERTPEESLIDSEEAADRAERVRRLWQELDGLGERCRQLLRVLMASPPPSYGEISAALGIAVGSIGPLRQRCLRRLRARMDARGAQ; encoded by the coding sequence ATGAGCGCCGGGACCCTGCGCGGCACGGCGTACGATGGCGTGCCGTACACAAGGGGTGGAGTCGTGGACCGAACAGAGGTCGGCGCGCTGGTCCGGTCCGCCGTCGACGGGGACGCCGCGGCCTGGAAAACGCTGGTGGAAGGGCTGAGCCCGCTGGTGTGGTCGGTGGTGCGCGCGCACCGGCTCTCGGAGTCCGACGGGCACGAGGTCTTCCAGACCGTGTGGTTCCGCTTCGCCCAGCACCTCGGCCGCATCCGGGAGCCCGACAAGGCCGGTGCCTGGCTGGCCAGTACCGCCCGGCACGAGTGCCTGAAGGTGCTCAAGGGCCTGGCCCGGCTGACCCTGACCGACGATCCGCGGGTGCTGGACCGGGCCAGCGAGGAGCGCACCCCGGAGGAGTCGCTGATCGACTCGGAGGAGGCGGCGGACCGGGCCGAGCGGGTCCGCCGGCTGTGGCAGGAACTGGACGGACTGGGCGAGCGCTGCCGGCAGCTGCTGCGCGTGCTGATGGCCTCGCCGCCGCCCAGCTACGGGGAGATCTCGGCCGCGCTCGGCATCGCGGTCGGCAGCATCGGCCCGCTGCGCCAGCGCTGTCTGCGCCGGCTGCGGGCCCGGATGGACGCGCGAGGTGCGCAGTGA
- a CDS encoding winged helix-turn-helix transcriptional regulator — MSTAGGTSRPVRREDPCRTREVLDIVGDKWSLLVVRHLSQGPRRFTELRRAVDGVSQRMLTVTPRDLERDGILTRTVRNVMPPHVGYELPPMGRTLREATAPLLEWSVLRLPKIDAARAAYGTRAGTPDA, encoded by the coding sequence ATGAGCACAGCGGGTGGCACGTCGCGGCCGGTACGGCGGGAGGACCCGTGCCGGACCCGCGAAGTGCTCGACATCGTCGGGGACAAGTGGTCATTGCTGGTCGTGCGCCACCTCAGCCAGGGGCCGCGCCGCTTCACCGAACTCAGGCGCGCCGTCGACGGCGTCAGCCAGCGCATGCTCACCGTCACCCCGCGCGATCTGGAACGCGACGGCATCCTCACCCGGACCGTCCGCAACGTCATGCCGCCTCACGTCGGTTACGAACTCCCCCCGATGGGCAGGACGCTTCGCGAGGCCACGGCACCCCTGCTGGAATGGAGCGTCCTGCGCCTGCCGAAGATCGACGCCGCCCGCGCCGCGTACGGCACCCGGGCCGGTACCCCGGACGCCTGA
- a CDS encoding helix-turn-helix transcriptional regulator — protein MRTHRQDAKTLQLPWPFTGRSEELDWMRAALTGGRPGIVVTGPAGHGKTRLITEAVRGLDHARVTGTPEARDLPLAAFAQLLPDTVSLHRAVRALSGVRVLVVDDAQLLDETSAALVHQLAVHGRTRLIVAAADGVPVPGAVSRLWTGELLPRLALGPLPPDDTARLLAGAALDPLTVRRLHRSCRGDLRLLRALLTALTESTQPTSVPRPALAGVGVPVSVPGAESAGAGVRGAALAGAGVPGSASGVAFAGADVSASTHGAALGGSDVPVSAPGTALAPAESPVACPGAGLVGVGRLETVPGTGEWAWRGPLPVTPAVRERLAPALERSGPGERDILDRLAFAEPLPLQLEELDELDLEALERLEADGLIDVGEQGAVTLAHPLHGTALRAMAGRLRARRLGRAVPAYGPALDAERRTLVRHMERLDVRPVPTPVGEWLVAHGVPLPARYAEARARFARLRGEVREAAAWAREGLRAAPADGGCRTELRLAEGGPDEPAGPDDVHARYAAVRLGEPGRVTGRLPAGSVLARHADALARADGPALDRAAEALAERGFTLYAAEAYAHAARTHRDPSAARRSRTRAVALARRCQGASTPTLAGLVLGELTARQRQIVALAAAGLSNREIAEKLTLSVRTVGNHLYGAYTRLGTGDRTALPWLLDGPEREPA, from the coding sequence GTGAGGACTCACCGACAGGACGCGAAGACCCTTCAGCTGCCCTGGCCGTTCACCGGCCGGTCGGAGGAACTCGACTGGATGCGCGCCGCGTTGACCGGGGGCCGGCCCGGCATCGTGGTGACCGGACCGGCGGGCCACGGCAAGACCCGGCTGATCACCGAGGCGGTCCGGGGCCTGGACCACGCCCGGGTGACCGGCACGCCCGAGGCCCGGGACCTGCCGCTCGCGGCGTTCGCGCAGCTGCTCCCCGACACCGTCTCGCTGCACCGCGCGGTCCGCGCGCTGTCCGGCGTACGGGTCCTCGTCGTGGACGACGCCCAGTTGCTGGACGAGACCTCCGCCGCCCTGGTCCACCAGCTGGCCGTGCACGGCCGCACCCGGCTGATCGTGGCCGCGGCGGACGGGGTACCGGTGCCCGGCGCGGTGTCCCGGCTGTGGACCGGGGAACTGCTGCCCCGGCTGGCCCTGGGCCCGCTCCCGCCCGACGACACCGCCCGGCTGCTCGCCGGCGCCGCACTGGACCCGCTCACCGTGCGCCGCCTGCACCGGTCCTGCCGTGGCGACCTACGCCTGCTGCGCGCCCTGCTCACCGCCCTGACCGAATCGACCCAGCCGACGTCCGTACCGAGACCGGCGCTTGCCGGGGTGGGAGTGCCGGTGTCTGTTCCGGGGGCGGAGTCGGCCGGGGCGGGTGTTCGGGGGGCGGCGCTTGCCGGGGCGGGTGTGCCGGGGTCCGCTTCGGGGGTGGCGTTCGCGGGGGCGGACGTGTCGGCGTCTACTCATGGGGCGGCGCTCGGTGGATCGGATGTGCCGGTGTCCGCTCCGGGGACGGCGCTCGCCCCGGCCGAGTCGCCGGTGGCCTGCCCTGGTGCCGGGCTCGTCGGGGTCGGCCGGCTGGAGACCGTTCCCGGTACCGGGGAGTGGGCCTGGCGGGGGCCGTTGCCGGTCACCCCGGCGGTCCGGGAGCGGCTCGCCCCCGCCCTGGAGCGCTCCGGTCCCGGCGAACGGGACATCCTGGACCGCCTCGCCTTCGCCGAGCCCCTGCCGCTGCAGCTGGAGGAGCTGGACGAGCTGGACCTGGAGGCCCTGGAACGCCTGGAGGCGGACGGCCTGATCGACGTCGGCGAACAGGGCGCGGTCACCCTCGCCCACCCCCTGCACGGCACCGCGCTGCGCGCCATGGCCGGCCGGCTGCGGGCCCGCCGGCTGGGCCGGGCAGTCCCCGCGTACGGACCGGCGCTGGACGCCGAACGGCGCACCCTGGTACGGCACATGGAGCGGCTGGACGTCCGGCCGGTGCCCACGCCGGTGGGGGAGTGGCTGGTGGCGCACGGCGTGCCGCTGCCCGCCCGGTACGCCGAGGCCCGTGCCCGGTTCGCGCGCCTGCGCGGCGAGGTGCGGGAGGCGGCGGCCTGGGCCCGGGAGGGGCTGCGGGCGGCCCCCGCGGACGGCGGCTGCCGCACGGAACTCCGGCTGGCCGAGGGCGGCCCGGACGAGCCGGCCGGCCCGGACGACGTCCACGCCCGCTACGCCGCCGTACGCCTCGGCGAGCCCGGCCGGGTGACCGGGCGGCTGCCGGCCGGCAGCGTGCTGGCCCGGCACGCCGACGCCCTCGCCCGCGCGGACGGGCCCGCGCTGGACCGGGCCGCAGAGGCACTGGCGGAGCGGGGCTTCACGCTCTACGCGGCGGAGGCGTACGCGCACGCCGCCCGGACGCACCGGGATCCGAGCGCCGCGAGGCGTTCCCGGACCCGGGCCGTCGCCCTGGCCCGCCGCTGCCAGGGCGCGAGCACGCCCACGCTGGCCGGCCTGGTCCTCGGCGAACTCACCGCCCGCCAGCGGCAGATCGTCGCTTTGGCGGCGGCCGGGCTGAGCAACCGGGAGATCGCCGAAAAGCTGACGCTGTCGGTACGCACGGTCGGCAACCACCTGTACGGCGCGTACACCCGCCTGGGCACGGGCGACCGCACCGCGCTGCCCTGGCTGCTGGACGGCCCCGAACGGGAGCCGGCGTAG
- a CDS encoding alpha/beta hydrolase: MPTFLLVHGAWHSGRCWERVVPLLESAGHRVLAPSLTGYGDRAHLAGPEVGLDTHVEDVVGLIRAEDLSEVVLVGHSYAGLVISSAANEVPERIAHLVYLDAMVPEHGETAVDVMPVTQRLIDLAERSESGWRVPPPTELPPPIGLFGVTDAADIAWLRTLLSDQPVDCLRQPVRLDNPAARAIPRTHIHCVGAQPEGITRRPVPPVQPNGSPARVWHLPTGHDCMITMPAELSELLLGLVP; the protein is encoded by the coding sequence ATGCCCACATTCCTGCTGGTCCACGGTGCGTGGCACAGCGGCCGGTGCTGGGAGCGGGTGGTCCCGCTGCTGGAGTCGGCCGGGCACCGCGTGCTCGCGCCGTCCCTGACCGGCTACGGCGACCGGGCACACCTGGCCGGTCCCGAGGTCGGGCTCGACACACACGTCGAGGACGTCGTCGGCCTGATCCGGGCGGAGGACTTGAGTGAGGTGGTCCTCGTGGGACACAGCTACGCCGGGCTGGTCATCTCTTCCGCGGCCAACGAGGTCCCGGAGCGGATCGCGCATCTGGTGTACCTGGACGCGATGGTGCCGGAGCACGGCGAGACCGCCGTCGACGTGATGCCGGTGACCCAGCGGCTGATCGACCTGGCCGAGCGGTCGGAGAGCGGTTGGCGTGTTCCGCCGCCCACCGAACTCCCTCCGCCGATCGGCCTGTTCGGGGTCACCGACGCGGCGGACATCGCCTGGCTGCGCACGCTGTTGTCGGATCAGCCGGTGGATTGCCTGCGGCAGCCGGTGCGCCTGGACAACCCGGCCGCGCGGGCGATCCCGCGCACACACATCCACTGCGTCGGCGCCCAGCCGGAAGGCATCACCCGCCGGCCCGTCCCCCCGGTGCAGCCCAATGGCTCTCCGGCTCGCGTGTGGCACCTTCCGACCGGACACGACTGCATGATCACCATGCCGGCGGAACTGAGCGAACTCCTGCTCGGACTCGTCCCGTAG
- a CDS encoding N-formylglutamate amidohydrolase, with the protein MTSFALLPGAPDSPVLLHVPHSSRAIPDDVRAGIVLDDGGLERELDHITDAHTAELAERAAALAGIRPWRFVNRLSRLVVDPERFPDEREEMAAVGMGAVYTRTTHRARLRPADTDPEPLLARYFRPYAQAMTEAVAGRLAATGRAVIIDVHSYPTEPLPYELHGTGPRPPVCLGTDAFHTPPALTGAAREAFAGCGETGLDSPFAGTYVPLDFYGTDARVGALMVEIRRDTYMTEPGGPAGPGLDRLATALARLVDTV; encoded by the coding sequence GTGACCTCCTTCGCCCTCCTGCCCGGTGCCCCCGACTCCCCCGTGCTGCTGCACGTGCCGCACTCCTCGCGGGCGATACCGGACGACGTGCGCGCCGGGATCGTGCTGGACGACGGCGGGCTGGAGCGGGAGCTGGACCACATCACGGACGCGCACACCGCCGAGCTGGCCGAGCGGGCCGCCGCGCTCGCCGGAATCCGGCCCTGGCGGTTCGTCAACCGGCTGTCGCGGCTGGTGGTGGACCCGGAGCGGTTCCCGGACGAGCGGGAGGAGATGGCGGCCGTCGGGATGGGCGCCGTGTACACGCGGACCACGCACCGGGCCCGGCTGCGGCCCGCGGACACCGACCCGGAGCCACTGCTGGCCCGGTACTTCCGGCCGTACGCGCAGGCCATGACCGAGGCGGTGGCCGGCCGGCTGGCCGCGACCGGGCGCGCCGTGATCATCGACGTGCACTCGTACCCCACCGAGCCGCTCCCCTACGAGTTGCACGGCACCGGCCCGCGCCCGCCGGTGTGCCTGGGCACGGACGCCTTCCACACCCCGCCCGCCCTGACCGGGGCCGCCCGCGAGGCGTTCGCCGGCTGCGGGGAGACGGGACTGGACAGCCCGTTCGCCGGGACGTACGTACCGCTGGACTTCTACGGCACGGACGCCCGGGTCGGCGCGCTGATGGTGGAGATCCGCCGGGACACGTACATGACGGAGCCGGGCGGCCCGGCCGGTCCCGGCCTGGACCGCCTGGCCACGGCCCTGGCGAGGCTGGTCGACACGGTGTAG
- a CDS encoding CHAT domain-containing protein: MRDVTAGSEAILELLPMVFADPGEARARAEHVLRSGPSPLHASVAHQVLGIWQRDFGDLRIALRHLRRARDLAARAGSADREADVLATLGVALVHAGRTRQGLASFERGVARGSGHTRARVLYRRAYVWWVLGRHREALEDVRRALPVLRQAADDIWTARALTLRATVHLALGAVDRAVADFTAAERLWDTTGQEHDKADAVESRGLAAFRSGDIPAALRLLDEAEERYAKLGTPTYNLSIRRCEVLRAAGLAPEALAEADAAIAELDRIGGQSTRKAELLLAASWAARSAGDAHTAIARAAVAVRLFAAQRRTWWETHARLELIEARVAAGRRSGRLVADAAAVAEKLASFGSPAAPEASLLAGRIALALGWTADAERHLAVAARSRYGGPPPARVTGWAAQALRARAAGSRRGVLEACRRGLDVLDDHRMTLGASELRAHATAQGAELAALAQEVGLAQGSPRRLLAWSERWRATVLSAPPTRPPDDPALLSGLTAYREIAARAEAARMEGRPVPALEREQRRLEREVRSRTRHMGGAAAGAGYRFDVDRLLDRLGDGRLVELVVVDGRVHVLLCGQGRVRRFAGGSLDQAVAEAGHVQAALRRLAHPGAEARLPLVEEAGRRLQDLLLAGAVPHLGSGPVVIVPPGALHQVPWALLPALRERVLSVSPSAGSWLRARETEPPPEGRPVLVRGPGLATGGAEVPELAGRYGTATVLEDDEARVPRVLAELDGAGLAHLAAHGTFRADSPLFSALRMADGPLIVHDFERLARSPYRIILSSCETARLASVGADELLGVVTALLPLGTAGVVASSAPVNDAAVVPLMLALHKGLGAGLSLAEALRDARAALPGDAVHQATGWAFAAFGAA; the protein is encoded by the coding sequence ATGCGAGACGTGACAGCGGGAAGCGAGGCGATTCTCGAACTGCTGCCCATGGTGTTCGCCGACCCGGGCGAGGCCCGGGCGCGGGCCGAACACGTGCTGCGCTCGGGTCCGTCGCCGCTGCACGCGAGCGTGGCCCACCAGGTGCTCGGCATCTGGCAGCGGGACTTCGGTGACCTGCGGATCGCGCTGCGGCACCTGCGGCGAGCCCGGGACCTGGCCGCGCGCGCCGGGTCGGCCGACCGGGAGGCCGACGTGCTCGCGACGCTCGGGGTCGCACTGGTGCACGCGGGGCGCACACGGCAGGGACTCGCCTCGTTCGAGCGGGGGGTGGCCCGGGGCAGCGGGCACACCCGGGCCCGGGTGCTGTACCGGCGCGCCTACGTGTGGTGGGTGCTGGGCCGGCACCGGGAGGCGCTGGAGGACGTGCGGCGGGCGCTGCCGGTGCTGCGCCAGGCCGCCGACGACATCTGGACCGCGCGGGCGCTGACCCTGCGGGCCACCGTCCATCTGGCGCTCGGCGCGGTGGACCGGGCGGTCGCCGACTTCACGGCGGCGGAGCGGCTGTGGGACACCACCGGCCAGGAGCACGACAAGGCGGACGCGGTGGAGAGCCGGGGCCTGGCCGCCTTCCGCTCCGGGGACATCCCGGCGGCGCTGCGGCTGCTGGACGAGGCCGAGGAGCGCTACGCCAAGCTGGGCACCCCCACCTACAACCTGTCGATCCGGCGCTGCGAGGTGCTGCGGGCGGCGGGGCTGGCCCCGGAGGCGCTGGCCGAGGCGGACGCGGCGATCGCGGAACTGGACCGGATCGGCGGACAGTCCACCCGCAAGGCCGAGCTGCTGCTCGCCGCCTCCTGGGCCGCCCGCTCGGCGGGGGACGCGCACACCGCCATAGCCCGCGCCGCCGTCGCCGTACGGCTGTTCGCGGCGCAGCGCCGGACCTGGTGGGAGACGCACGCGCGGCTGGAGCTGATCGAGGCCCGGGTGGCGGCCGGGCGCCGGTCGGGGCGGCTGGTCGCGGACGCGGCGGCGGTCGCCGAGAAGCTGGCCTCCTTCGGCTCGCCCGCCGCGCCGGAGGCGTCGCTGCTGGCCGGCCGGATCGCGCTGGCGCTGGGCTGGACGGCCGACGCGGAACGGCACTTGGCGGTGGCCGCGCGCAGCCGGTACGGCGGGCCGCCGCCGGCCCGGGTGACCGGCTGGGCGGCGCAGGCGCTGCGGGCACGGGCGGCCGGGTCCCGGCGGGGCGTGCTGGAGGCGTGCCGGCGCGGCCTGGACGTGCTGGACGACCACCGGATGACGCTGGGCGCCTCGGAGCTGCGCGCCCACGCGACCGCACAGGGCGCCGAACTGGCCGCGCTGGCGCAGGAGGTGGGCCTGGCGCAGGGCAGTCCGCGGCGGCTGCTGGCGTGGAGCGAGCGGTGGCGGGCGACCGTGCTGTCCGCGCCGCCGACCCGGCCGCCGGACGATCCGGCGCTGCTGAGCGGGCTGACCGCCTACCGGGAGATCGCGGCCCGGGCGGAGGCCGCCCGGATGGAGGGCCGCCCGGTGCCGGCGCTGGAGCGCGAACAGCGGCGCCTGGAACGGGAGGTGCGCTCCCGCACCCGGCACATGGGCGGGGCCGCGGCGGGCGCCGGGTACCGCTTCGACGTGGACCGGCTGCTGGACCGGCTCGGCGACGGGCGGCTGGTGGAACTGGTCGTGGTCGACGGCCGGGTGCACGTCCTGCTGTGCGGTCAGGGCAGGGTACGGCGGTTCGCCGGCGGTTCGCTGGACCAGGCGGTGGCCGAGGCCGGGCATGTGCAGGCCGCGCTGCGGCGGCTGGCGCATCCGGGGGCCGAGGCGCGGCTGCCGCTGGTGGAGGAGGCGGGCCGGCGGCTCCAGGACCTGCTGCTGGCGGGCGCGGTGCCGCATCTGGGGTCCGGCCCGGTGGTGATCGTGCCGCCGGGCGCGCTGCACCAGGTGCCGTGGGCGCTGCTGCCCGCGCTGCGCGAGCGGGTGCTCAGCGTGTCGCCGTCGGCGGGCAGTTGGCTGCGCGCCCGGGAGACGGAGCCGCCGCCGGAGGGCCGGCCGGTGCTGGTGCGCGGCCCGGGTCTGGCGACCGGCGGCGCGGAGGTGCCGGAGCTGGCCGGCCGGTACGGCACGGCGACGGTCCTGGAGGACGACGAGGCGCGGGTGCCCCGGGTGCTGGCGGAGCTGGACGGCGCGGGCCTGGCGCACCTCGCCGCGCACGGCACGTTCCGCGCCGACAGCCCCCTGTTCTCCGCGTTGCGGATGGCGGACGGGCCGCTGATCGTGCACGACTTCGAACGCCTGGCCCGCAGCCCGTACCGGATCATCCTGTCCAGCTGCGAGACGGCGCGCCTGGCCTCGGTCGGCGCGGACGAACTGCTGGGCGTGGTCACGGCGTTGCTGCCGCTGGGCACGGCCGGGGTGGTGGCGAGCAGCGCGCCGGTGAACGACGCGGCGGTGGTGCCGCTGATGCTGGCCCTGCACAAGGGCCTCGGCGCGGGCCTGTCCCTGGCCGAGGCCCTGCGAGACGCCCGCGCCGCCCTCCCTGGCGACGCGGTCCACCAGGCGACGGGCTGGGCCTTCGCGGCGTTCGGGGCGGCCTAG